The Arachis duranensis cultivar V14167 chromosome 9, aradu.V14167.gnm2.J7QH, whole genome shotgun sequence genomic sequence tgAGATGCAAAGTTATAGTAAGATTTATCCATGTGATACTTAGACATAGGATAATTCTTGAATAGTAAGCTAACAACTAATATTTAGATGGGAACGGCAATCAAACTTGAAAGTTCACCTAAACTCTAGGTAAACTCGAATAGTAAAGCTCAACATGAATTCAAAGAGcttataaatatctaaattggagatctaaaattatgaatccGTAGGGTTtacaaattacaaattaacTTGAATTTGAATAACCTTGCTGGTGGGAGCCACGTTTGAGGTGTCTAGATGAGTTGTTAGATTTGTTCCTATGGAAGAATATCATAAGCTTTGACTTCAACTGATGGGACATCCAAATGTGACTTGCAGGGGTGGTAGCTACGGAGGGGCCTGTTTTAATTGTGGAGAATCGGGGCATCGCGCATCAGATTGTCCCAATAAGCGAAGCTTCTTTTAGCTAATGTATTGGCAATTTTGGCGCCACCTCGGCAAAGGCTTGATCTACTGCTGCCACTGGTGATGGCCTATTGGGTTCTAGAAATTTAAAGATGCTTGCTCAAAAGGATTACAGAATCAAAGACACTTTGCATCTGTCGTGGGGCAATCTCCACAGAGGCCTTAGCCTTGGGTCTTCGATGTATTTGGTTAGCTCATTCAAGATGTATTTAATgatgtaaaatttatttgtaatttgtacTGCGGTTGTGTTCATTTTTGGCAAGAACAGTAACTATGTGGTCCTGTTTTGTCCGTTTAACCGCTTAATAGTATGGCGTTATGCAGAATGTTTAACTGATCATGATATTGTTGCTTATGAGATGAAGATCATCGTAGAAGTTGGTCATTATGCTGCAATCAGGATTTTGCAAAAACACCAATctcatctaaaaaatattagtattagaatCCCGTTTCAAAATGTTATTTTGGATAAATTGGTTGATCAAAAACATATATTTAGATGTAAATTTAAATACTTACGTTTTTTATTTGGACATGGATGCAGCAAGAAAGTAGTATGCCAATTTATGTCATTTGCAGGTAAAAGAGGTGACTTAATGGGTGTGAAATAAAGTAATATTTTACAAGCAAAAATGACATTTTGGCAACTTTAAAGTAGTATTATACTAGTATTGAGTACTGACCTTAAAGTTTTGCACAGCAAGgggaaaaagttaaaaaaaaaaaaagtcattcTCACTCAGGAACTGAGAAACCTGATGACGAAGCAAAGAGACAACGTCCACAATTGACTTCAACATCTCAATTCCCTACTGAAAAGATTGCAAGTCCAAAATCACACACACTGCTCATTTTCCAAAAAGAACGTTCATAACAGTTCTGAAAACTGGTCCTCTTTTATTGCTCATAACCTCCCTCACAGCCTTCTCATCAGGTTCAAACCCCTTCTCCTTCATCTGCCCCAACAACTCCATAGCCTCGTCAACCTTCTCTTCCCTAACCAGCCCCTCAAACACCGCCGTGTAAGTCTCGGCACTGGGCTTCATCCCCTTATCCATCATCTCCAACACAAATCTCTTGGCATCCTTCAAAACCTTCCCACCAGCAAGCCCCTTTATAAGCACAGCGTAAGTATATGCATTGGGTGTAACCCCAGATGCCAGCATTCTCATGTGGGCCTTTAGAGCTTCCTTGGGCCGGCCCGCGTTGGCGTAGGCCTCAACAATGGCCGTGTGGGCCACCACGTCCGGCACGTGACCTTTGTCCTTGATCTCAGCGAAGAGCTCTAGCGCCACGTGCGTGAGACCCTCTTTGGACAATGCGTCGAACATCTTAACTGCATGGTTCATGAGGCCATCGCCGCTTCTCATGTTGTGGAAGATTCCTTGCAGGTCCTTGGGGTCCTCGGGCTCTTGTTTCGGGGGCTTCTTGCTGAATGGGTCGTAGGGGGGTGGTAGCTTTCCCTTATTGCTGTTCTTGTTGTCTTTGGTGGCGGCAACAACGCTGTCCTTATCGGAGTCGGAGTCAGAGTCGGAGAGTGAGAAGTTGAGTTTGGTGTCGATTGTAGTGTTGGGTTTCTTGGAGGTGAATGGGCGCGTTGTGAAGTGGAAGCTGTAAGATTTGGGATATGGGTGTGAGTGTGAGGAGAAGACGGAGATGGGTGGTGGTTGGAGGAGGGAGGTGGGAGTGCGGGTGcgggaggaggagaagaagaaggcgCGCGATAGAGATGAGAGTGCGGCTCTGGTGGTGGCGGTGCCAGGGAAGGCCATCGATGCCATGATGCTGTGTCTCTGCGAATTTCTTTGTTATTTGATAGAGTGCTGCTATTGTGCTATATGCGATTGAAGGAATGATGAAAAGGAAATACAAGCTCATAGGACACtcctaattaaatatttttaagtataaatacatgtgtaatttaatttatttttaatatatatttatattttaatatatattttatattttgatgtaTATGTGATATAATCCTAAAATATCtatgtattaatatattatttaaataagagaaaaaagatTACTTGTTGACCAAATTGacttctgaattttttttataaaaatattagagttatcaaaatttattattttattatgtaattattatttaataattaatttaatttttttagtctaataatctaataagatattttatcctatatttttaaatattaatggcTAACTGatgatataaaataataaattttaataatattttaacattcttcttttttttaatcaaagttCATCTTTAATAATTTCAAGTTGGTTATATCAGTTCTTCTATCACTTCTATTATTAACGACGGCAAAATTTATTAACACGTGAagtaaaatttgtaaaaatcgAAATAACcgcattaataaaataataaattaattacccAGAATaagttcaaaaaaaatattttttttataaaatataaaggtaATTAGTCCTCTTTTTGGTATATCATACTTATATATATcttgttaatttaattattacgTTGTGTATTCTAGAGCTATGTACAaggttttatatatattatgtcttGTTCTGTCTGTGCCTACGCGTTTAGTTATCGTGTGTGAACGCTTCGCATTTTCTAATTTCGCTTTATGCGACTTTGAGATTTTATTCCTTCATCAGACTTCTATTGATATGCATAGCATGCTTGTATGTGAGTGTTTTTCTGGGataattgaagcactagacttgagatattgagattGATCACCTCAATATCGATTATTTAGTGTAGATATGACCCTGAATGGCAACTCGCGGACGAGGTCAATCACGTTCATGGAGAGATAGTGAAGATGACTAACCTAGTTAATGCGTTACAAGCTCAACATCTTCCAGAAAACCAGTTTGTCGAGTTTGTGGCATATCAGTTAATTGGtgaaccggaccggtcatcaaaccgctctagttactggttcactggttcatAAGTTCAACCGATTCGACCGTAATTGAAccaaaaaaatgttttataaaaaaataatcaataaaatataaataaacacacaaaaatatCATTATAGACTAATataatctttaaaatattatccaAACTAAAAGTATTACATCAACCACAATATTATAATCTCATCCAAATACAAACACAaaagtcaaataacaaaaaaaaataatcaattacaaACCATTCAATTATTCACCATCTTCGTATTACATGTCGAATTGCTGCACAGAGAATACTAATATTTTGATGTATTTAATTTGATCACTGCTAGTCTTCTGTTACGTCATGAGTGTTGTTTATTCAGCAATGGAGAGTATGTAAAGGCATGATTGATGAATTAGAGAGATTGTGTATTGAGGCCACTGATGAGGTGAGCACCAATCAACCATTTGAGACCATTCCTTCTATTCCATATTTATATCATAACCTGAATCTTTCATGCACAGTATGTTGGCTCAGCCTGGGAAGAACTGAAACATATTGAGCAAGCTGTAGGATTCCTAGTAAAAGTCAGTTTTACAGAATCTTGAATTCATATTCAAACAAACAAACGAAAAGAAAGTTAATATTGCTCATCTTCCATTCAATTTTTAATCTCAGGTGTTGcatcaaaaacacaaaaaaaatatttaatgaagTAACAAAGGAGCTCTGCCCAATGAATGTCCTCTTTTCAATTTATAGCTACCTGTAAATTGATATACCTCAGTTCCATTCTCTTCCTAATAACAAGGACaattaattaagataaaaaacacaaataatttatcaaattaacatTAATAACATGAACAATTTATCAAATCAAGAACAACAAACCAtaacaagaaaaaattataaaattaacaaattatcaAAAGGTCAAGAACAACATAACAACTTaacaatctaaaatttaaaagttaagaaTAGCaccaaaatattaatttattaaattaacaaGTTAATAAGATCAATTagaactgaaaatcaaaataacaagaattagaactgaaaatcaaaataacaagaACAACTAAAGCTTTAAAATACAGCAAACCAACAACAAAACAAGAATTGGAACAACATACTAATCATTAaaaacaacaattaaataaaataataactgaaCAATTAATACAAGAAAGAACAagtaaaggaaaataaattacCTTAGACTGGAGCATGTTCTGAAATTTGAACAGAACAGGGAAAGGGAGCTGGAGCTTCGAAATGCGATGGAGATGGTTGAACAGAAACAAAACAGCGGTTGAACGCTCTAACACGCGAGGAGAGGTCAGAACAGAGGGCTAAGCAGCTCGAACAGAAAGACAGGGGCTGGAGCGTGGGGGAACAGAGCTTGAAGAGTAGTAGAACCTTGGCGAGATAGCGGTGGAAGCTCGGCCAAAAAGGAGGCGGAACACGCGTTGTGACGACGCTGTTGGTCTATTGCAGTATGGACAACAACGGTGGTTGGACATTGAAGAacgacgaagaagaagaacggCAGTGGTGGCAAAACTTTCCAATTCaaaagttgaagaagaagaatgtggGAGTAAGGGAGGAGACTCAAATGAGAGGCGCATGTGAGAGGAAGGGGAAGGAGTGACTGAGTGAGTGAGACTTGAGAGAGTGCGTAGCTTTGGTTAGGGTTTCAATGAATGAAATGGCGCCGTTTGGGCGAACAATAAAAAAACTGGCCAGGTCCCAGTTCGGTTCGATCGGACGGTTCTCGGCCGGTTCGGTGGTTCAACTCCGATTTTTAAATTCAGCGGTTATGCTATCTATCCGATGCGTCTTTCTTGTTGGTTCACGGTTCGACCGGTTTGACAAGAAAAATGCCGACTGATGCAGCTACAGACTGAGGATAAATACTTTTGGGGTTTTTAATTAAGATTTTCAATTTCTAACCGGTATGGCCTTAAATCatgttgaaaaagttttaaagtttagaatgattttcAAATTACTTTGGAACTTTTGGtttaaatgatttggttttgaaactaGGTTAGAACTCTTGGATTAAATGATATGGTTTACAAAAAAGTGAGTCCtatgattttgttaatttgtgaatttattttgtaatttaactCATTGAAAGAGATTCAAATTGAAAAGCTATGATTTAAggattttaatgaatttaagaaaAATCATGATTTAAAGTAATTgatttaagaataaataatttttgaatcttttgaaaAAGCTTTGATATTGAACTGATTTAGATTGATCTTGTtttgaaggttttagaaaatattacaaaatcagtatttgatttaaaagaaaattcgGTTCGATGTAGTGGAGTAATTCAGATTCTTAATGGCAACTAATCAAAGTGACGCAGCAAAAAGTGTGGGGGAGCATTGACACGGTAGAGCTATAATGAGTGACGGGATGCTTTGACGACTTGATTATGTCGACAACATTAGTAGCAGGATATTTTGTGGAGAAAATATCACGCGATTCAAATTTTAGGGACAAAATTCCTAATTAGGAGGGGAGAATGTGGAACCGTAATAAccgctttaataaaataataaaataattgccCATAATAggttaaaaatgttttttttataaaatataaagatgagATTCGGATTCAATAGATTTTTCTGAGCGGGAAAATGTATCTTTtgcaaaaattttttgtaaaaatgcgtacCGGTGCTGAAGCCGACAGTATCAGCTCTAGTCTGTCTGGTACCAcatattgagaaaaataagattttaaaaaattgaatttactattttaaaaggacaaaaataatttagaattgaaaatcggacgctaattttaaaggtttttgcCCAAAATGGAACGAACGAGCTAAAAACGCTAATAggttggaccgggcccaagttgggTCCAAGCCCAACGTATATAAATACCCTTTAATGAGTATTCAGCTCATTCTTGCCCTATTTTGAAGGAATTTAGAtcctctaaaatttgaattttcactttagagggtaaagtgtgatctctcaccctTGAAtgatttctctctcatattttctcttggtcccacctatgaaataaatggtgagagatcacactttaccctttaaagtgaaattcaaaatttagaggatccaaatccatTTTGAAGAAAGGGGAGCTGAAGtgaagagaggaagagagattCAGGTTCTactattcatcttctccttTATTTGGCCATATCTTGaactacggagctccgattaaAGAGTCATTTGTCACCACGCAAAGCTCTTGCTGAGCCCGTCATTTCTAACTAAGCTTTACTGGTAAAAACTCACGTCTCATACTCCAGTTTCCTGCCCTAATATTTTCgcatttttgagttttgttttttagtagattttgtgattttttttgtttagcgTGATCTAGCATTGGattattgtttgattttatCCCTAATATCATTGGGTAAGGTAAGTCTCTTCAAACTCTTGTAGGTTGATGTTTTGGTTAGCCATAGTGTTGATTTTTGGTATGTTATACGTGTATAGCTTGATAGTTGGTGAGTTTTGGAAGTGTTGTTGGTGCTTGAGGCTTGTTGATCTTATTGGAATCAAGCTTTGGGTGATTGTTCATATTGAGaattggccaaggtatagtttcgattttctttatataatatgtaatgtttctggATACTTAGACTAGTGGCCTTTAAGATAGGTTTGAATGCTGTGGTTATAAGATTATTTGTATATACATGTTATGCTTGATGATGGTTGGGATAGAGGTTGAATGAGTTTGTATgtgaagatatatatatatatatgtcttggtagatgatgattattgatgagtaTGATGACTTTGATGAGTTATGGTGGTGGGTGTTGATGTTTGAAGACGaatgttgatgatgattttgattattggttattgtggtTCATGTTGAAAACAAATGATTGAGGAGATTTGATGAATTGAATGAATTGATTGATGATAATGGGACTAATTGGATGAAAGATTTGATATATGTAATATTGATGAttgttgaaaatattgaaaGGTGGTATTGAAGAACTTTGGTGTGAATTTAGGTTGAACTTGAAGTTGGATGAGGTGTGTATTAAATGGTTTTGATAGTTAGGTAATTGATAAATAATTGGGGAGTGTCTATTGTGGATTTTAGGTTGTTTTGAGTTGGTTTGATTTTGATGTTTTGGAAAATTAGAGAATTGTTGCTTTTGGTAAAAACTTGTTTTTTAGTGAAATTTGgtggatcataacttgagctttgatttttgaaattggttggattttattttaaattgaatatgGTTTAAAGAGATTTAAAATGGTACAAAGTTTGAGGAAAATAGAATTTTGTGGAGAAAGTTATGAGCGTTTAAAGTATGGTGTTTAAAACTGAAGTTCTGCAgcattaaaatttttctaagtctgATGCAGTATGCGTACGCGAACCTGTGCACGCGACGCAGGTATTCTCTACTTCCTGGGAGTCTCGCGTATATGGGCAATGTGTTGCGTATGCGAGTATGTGAACTTTTGCTATGCGTATGCGAGTTTTAACATGCGATGCAGGGATTCCTCTCGGGATAGGAGTCTCGCGTACGCGAGAAAGGAGTTGTGTACGCGAGCCTCACTTTTTcaatgtgtgcgtacgcacggcaGGGGTGTGTGTATGCAAAGACCCTATTTTGCtgaaaaattgttttttttttcgttttcaaaGGTTCTCTATGTTTCcaaacttctttaattttcaattaagactcttattttataattagacCCTAAGACTAGTAAGAATGGGTTTGCGATTGAGATTGGTGAAATTCTGTATGAGTTTAGAAGACAGAGACTTAGATTTCTGAATTTATGGGTGAACTAGTATAGTGCTTTACTGGCGATGACTTTGAGAACTTGTGAGTGGATgataatttgtgaaattaaaaCTGATGATGGTTATGATGAGTTGAGAATTTGGAAAGTAATGATGATCTTGATGGATATTAAAAGatagtgtgccaggcactatccTTGGAATGATAGTGTGTCGGATACTATATCTCTGGAATGTTGAGACTAGAGAGTTGAGAATGAATTGAGAGGAGAAAATAGTGGTGATATGATTTGAGGTTAATGGACTTGTTGGATGTTGAAAGTGTGCTAGGCACTACATCCTTGGAATGATAGTGTGCCGGGCACAATATCCTTAGAATGATTTATGATGAAAcagatgttgttgttgttttccttttctg encodes the following:
- the LOC107465050 gene encoding pentatricopeptide repeat-containing protein At4g38150-like produces the protein MASMAFPGTATTRAALSSLSRAFFFSSSRTRTPTSLLQPPPISVFSSHSHPYPKSYSFHFTTRPFTSKKPNTTIDTKLNFSLSDSDSDSDKDSVVAATKDNKNSNKGKLPPPYDPFSKKPPKQEPEDPKDLQGIFHNMRSGDGLMNHAVKMFDALSKEGLTHVALELFAEIKDKGHVPDVVAHTAIVEAYANAGRPKEALKAHMRMLASGVTPNAYTYAVLIKGLAGGKVLKDAKRFVLEMMDKGMKPSAETYTAVFEGLVREEKVDEAMELLGQMKEKGFEPDEKAVREVMSNKRGPVFRTVMNVLFGK